The region CAGCCGTGAGCCTGAGCCGTTTGTTGAACCCGTTCTGACGGCGATTGCCAAGGCTGCGCGTAAAAACCCGCATCATATCGCGTTAGTGCAGCGCGATCGGCAATACAGCTATCAGCAACTGCTGGATCTGAGCGGTCAGGCCGCCGCGGCGTTGCATGAGCGTGGCGTACAGTCCGGCGAACGTATCGGCATTATGCTGAACCGTAGCCCGGAAACCATTATCAGTTTGCTGGCCGTGATGCAGTGCGGCGCGGTTTATGTGCCACTCGACCCTGAACAGCCACGCGAACGGCAGCAGCACATTATCCAGATTGCTGAGCTGCGTACGATTGTGACGCAGGCGGACTACCAGCATCGGCTAGCCTCCGTTTTTTCTGGTGAGATCGTTCTGGCAGGGCATCTTTTATCATCCCACGCGCAGGCCGTGGCTCTGCCGACTGTGGAGTCGAAAGCAGGGCAGATTGCCTATGTCATGTTTACTTCTGGATCGACGGGATTGCCGAAAGGCGTGGAGATCGGCGCTAGCGCGTTGGATCACTTCACGGCGGCGGCACGCCAACGCTATGGCCTGCGTGCAACGGATCGCGTGCTGCAATTTGCCCCGTTTAACTTTGATGCCAGCATTGAAGAGATTTTTGCCACGCTGACCAGCGGTGCGACGCTGGTGCTGCGCACCGATGAGATGCTGGAATCGATTCCGACCTTTGTTGAGCAGGTAGAAGCACAGGCGATTACGTTGCTCGATCTGCCGACCGCATTCTGGAACGAATGGGTGATCGGGCTGAAAACCGGCACGCTGGCGATGCCCTCCGCTCTGCGTGCCATCATCATTGGCGGTGAAGCCGTGTATCCCGAACAACTGGTGCAGTGGCAACGCTATGCGCCGGATACGCTGCGCTTAATCAACACCTATGGTCCAACGGAAACCACGGTGGTGGCGACCACTTGCGATCTGCAAACGCAGTCTGCCGATGTGGCACGGCTTCCTATCGGTCTGCCACTGGCAGGCGTCAACGCGCTGATTTTGGCGGTGGGCGATCGCCCTGCGGCAGAAGGGGAACTGGTGCTGCTGGGACCAACGTTAGCAGCAGGTTACATCGGTACGGAGCACTCGGCGTTTGCGCCGTTGGCGGTGGGCGATCGGCAACGGCCTGCCTACCGCACGGGCGACAGAGTACGGCTGGAAAAAGGGCGGCTGCTGTACCTCGGGCGGATGGATAACGAATTTAAAATCAGCGGCTATCGGATTCAGCCAGGGGAAGTCGAAGCTCATCTGCTGGCACAGCCTGATATCGACGAAGCCTGCGTGCAGGGCATGGTTTATCCCAACGGCGTGCGGCGTCTGGTGGCGTTTGTCGCGACCCAAGAGGGAGAAATCGATGCACGTGCGCTGAAGCAGCGCCTGAGCAGTGTGCTACCGCCTGCGATGATCCCGACCGATTACCGAGCCTTCCACCAGTTGCCGAAAACCGGCTCCAACAAGGTCGATCGCAAACGTCTGCTGGCGGAATACCGCGATGAAGCTCCTACGCAGGCGTTGGCCAACGAAACCGAGAACCGGGTCAGCGCTATCTGGCAGCAGATCCTTGGTGTATCGGGGATTCAATCGCGGGATAACTTCTTCGAGCTGGGCGGGCAGTCATTGCAGACCATTCAGATTGTTAATCGTCTGGCTGCTGAATTTTCCGTCAGCATCAAAGTGTCTGATGTATTCGATCACCCACAGCTCAGCGACTTCTGCCGTTATCTGGATGACAGGCTGTCGCAGGATGAAAACAGCGTGGAAATGGTGTGGTAGGGAAAATGATGAACAAGGCACAACCTCTTCAGTTTGATTTCCGTGGGAAAACGGTGTGGGTAACCGGTGCGGCGAGCGGCATTGGAGAAAGTATTGCCCGCCAGTTTGTCGCGCTGGGCGCGAACGTGATCGGCTTCGACCGTGCATTTCAACCGTATAACGATCGCCCGTTTACCAGCGTGACGCTGGATATTAGCGAGCCGAATCGCGTGGCGGCGGTGTGCCGTCAGCAGCTGGCGGAAACGGGGCTTGATGTTCTGGTTAACGCCGCCGGGATTCTGCGTTTAGGTGACATTGATACGCTGAGTGCGGACGACTGGCACCAGTGCATTAACGTCAATGCCTCCGGCGTATTTTATCTGCTGAACGCACTGGTTCCGCACTTTAAGCAGCAGCGTCGCGGTGCGATTGTTTGCGTCGGCTCTAATGCCGCCCATGTCCCCCGTCTACAGATGGCGGCGTACTGCGCCTCGAAAGCGGCGCTTACCAGTCTGTCTCACTGTGCTGGATTGGAGCTGGCGCCTTACGGTGTGCGCTGCAATCTGGTATCGCCTGGTTCGACGGATACGCCGATGCAGCGCGGCATGTGGCACAGCGCTGATGCCGAGCAGCGCACTATCGCGGGCTTTCCTGACCAGTACAAGCTGGGAATTCCGCTGGGTAAGATTGCTCAGCCGGATGAGATCGGCAATACCGTGGTTTTTCTGGCTTCCGATCTGGCCAGCCACATCACCATGCAGGACGTAGTGGTGGACGGCGGGGCAACGCTGACGGCCTGATTTGCGAAGAGAGTGACAAGTCATGAAAGATATCGTAACGCTGTTAAAGCAGTTGGAACGGCAGGGTGTTCGTCTGGCGTTAAATGCACAAGGGCAGTTGGTTTCTCAGTCCAATAAAGACGCGATCACGGCAGAGATTGGGAGCACGATTAAGGAAAACAAGGACGCCATCGTGCGTTGCCTGACGGCGCAACAGGCGTTTGAACGCCCCATCGCGCCGCAGAATGCGACGTCTGGCCCGCTGTCATCATCGCAAAGTGGGCTGTGGTTTATCGAGCAATACGAAGAGCAATCGCACCTCTACAACATGCCGGTCTATTTTCGTCTGACCGGCACGCTGGATGTGGCCGCACTGGAGTTTGCCTTTGACGCGTTGGCACAGCGCCATGCCAGCCTGCGCACCCGTTTTGTGGTCAATGAACAGGGCAAGGGTGAGCAGCGTATCGATGCCTATCAGCCGTTTGTGATACAGCATGATGACTTCTCACTGTTACCGGAAGCCGAACGGGAGGCGCGTTTACAACAGCAGGTGAAAGCGGAAATCAGCCGTCCGTTCGATCTCACGGCAGGCGATCTCACCCGTGTGCGGCTGGTAACGATGAACGAACGGGTGCACGTTCTGATGATCACCCAGCATCACATTATTTCCGATGGTTGGTCGGTGAAGAATATGTTTGCGGACTTCAAGCCGGCCTTTTTGGCCTGTCAGAACCGCCAACCCTATCCCGTCGAGACCACGCAGCTTAACTATATCGACTACGCACACTGGTTTAACTCTGCGTCGTTTCTCGATTACCACAATGAATTCAAACCGTTCTGGGTTGAGCGGTTGACGGGTATTCCTGAAGTACATAGCCTGCCGCTGGATAAACCGCGTCCGGCACACCAGAACAGTGGCGGTGAGGTGATCTTCTCCGCGATTAACAACGATTTGTGGGATAAATTTAAGCGTCAGTGTCAGCGCTACAACACGTCTAATTTCATTGGCCTGCATGCGGTGTTTTCCCTGATGCTGGCGCGCATCAGCGGTGAGAAAGATATCGTCATTGGTTCACCGCTGGCCTACCGCGAGCGGCCGGATATCGAAGATGTCGTCGGCTTCTTCGTTAACACCATCGTGCTGCGCACCCAGTTGCAGGATCAACAGAGTTTTGTCGATTACCTGCAATACTGCCGTGAGCAAGATCTCTCCGCTTTCGATCATCAGCTTTACCGTTTTGAAGCGCTGAGCGAGGCGATCGGCTCCGATCGCACCACGGCGATCAACCCGATCTTTCAGGTGATGCTGGTTTATCAGGCTAAAGTGGATTTTAACGATCTGATCCCCGGCTGTGATGCGGCGGAGGAAACCTCGCCGGTGCTGCCGGCGAAGACGGATATCTCGGTCAAAGTGACGGAGCTGATGGGCGAGGTGCGGCTGGACTGGCTGTTTGCCACTGCGCTGTTTGAGCGTCAGACGATCCAGTACTACGCCGACCGCTTTATCCGGCTGATCGAAGCCGTGGTGGAGAGCCCGGAAACCGATGTCTGGCATCTGCCGCTGATGGAAGCGGATCGATTTGCCGCCGTGTTGGCGGAAACACAGCAGTTGCCGCGTAGCTATCCGCAGCCGCAACTGACGGTAACCGACGTGATTGAAGCGGTGGCTCAGCGCGATCCACAGCAACTGGCCGTTGCCTTTGATGGCGAGAGTCTCGCTGACTCGCTGACTTATGCTGAGCTGAATAGGCAGGCTAACCAGCTAGCACATTGGTTATACCGCTTGGGGCTGGGTGAGCAGTCGCTGGTCGGCGTGTTGGCGAAGCGCGATCGCTATTTTGTCATTGCGCTGCTGGCCGTCTGGAAAGCAGGCGCAGCCTATGTACCATTGGACCCTGATTACCCGCCAGAGCGGCTACGCCACATCATTACCGATGCCAATCTTTCCGTCATTCTCGGTGGTGATGGGCAACAACTGGCGCAGTGGTCAGCCGAGCAGTGTATCGATCTGACCGATCCTACGGTTGCCGCGCAGTGGCACGATCTGCCGGGCGATGAACCGCCAGCCATTCTGCGCCATGCACAGCAGCTGGCACAGGTGATCTACACCTCGGGATCGACCGGTCTGCCGAAGGGCGTCATGATCGAACACGGTTCGCTGATCAATCTGCTGGACGATCATCGCGATCGCATTGCGTTCACGCCGCAAAGTACCATGTTCAACTGCATGTCGCTGTCGTTTGACGCCGGTAACATGACGACGCTGCTGCCGCTGAGCAGCGGTGGCACGCTGGTGTTTGGCGAACCCAACGATCGTGCGATTGTGCAGGCGGAACAGGCAGGGGCGACGCACCTGATCCTACCAACAGCGCTGATGTCGATTCTCGATCCCAAACAGGTTAACGGCATTCAGGCCATTGGCATGGGCGGTGAAGCGTGCCCGAATGCCGTGGTGGAAAACTGGGCCGATAAGGTTGCGCTGTACAACATGTACGGGCCGACGGAGTGTACCGTTACGGCGTTGAGCACCCGCCTGCGTAAAGGTCAGCCTGTCACCATCGGTAAGCCCATCGCTCATATTCAGGCGCTGATTCTGGATGCGGCTGGACAGCTGTGTCCGGTGGGCGTGCCGGGAGAGCTATGCCTTGCGGGACTTGGTCTGGCGCGTGGCTACCTTAATCAACCGCAGATGACCGCCAGCCGCTTCGAGCACATCACGCTACACGACGTGAACAATACGGGGCTGGGTACGGTGACCGTGCGCATTTATCGCACAGGCGATAAAGCCAGACTGCTGAACAACGGTGACTATGAATACTGTGGCCGTATTGATGAGCAGATCAAACTGCGTGGCTATCGCATAGAACCGGGTGAAATCGAGGCACAGCTGGCGGCGGTCTGCCCGTCTCTGAAGCAGGTTAAAGTCATTGTGGCGCCGGTGGGGAGTCGTCCGGCGCTGGTCGCTTATGGCACGGTGAAAGTAGGTAGCAGCACGCCTGAACCTGCTGCCGTGCTGATTGATGTCGCGAAGCACCTGCCGGAATACATGGTGCCTTTCCGGTTGATTGTGCTGGAAGAGATGCCGCTGACGCCAAACGGCAAGCTGGATACGAAACAGCTGCCGCCGGTGCTGGAAGCGAACGACGGCGACGGTGAAGCCGATAACCCGTTGGAAGCGGACGTGCTAGCGATTTGGCGCAGCGTGCTGAATACGCCGCTGGGCGTTGAGGATGATTTTTTCCGCTTAGGCGGTGATTCCATCCTCAGTATCCAACTGACGACGCGACTGCGCAGCGCAGGCTATGTCTGCACGGTGAAAGACGTTTTTGAAGCGAAGAGCGTGCGGCGTCTGTGTCGCGTGCTGGCGCAGAATAATCGTGATGTCGGTATCGTTGCAGAGCAGGGCACGCTGGAAGGCGAATTCGCGCTGCTGCCGATTCAGCGCTGGTTTATGGATCAAGCGCTGGTATGTCCTGAACACTGGAATCAGGCGGCGATGATCCAATTACCAGAGGTGGATGCCAGACGGTTTACCACCATGTTGCAGGCGCTGATGGCGCAACATGACGCGCTGCGTCTGGCCTGTGATGCCCAAGGGCAACGCTATCTGGCAGATGTGCCTTGTCCTGTTGTGTCGACGCTGGATTATCGCCAGCTTGGCGACGATGGCCTACAGCAGGCGTTTACCGCGTTGCAGAGTGAATTCGATCCCGCGCAGGGAAGAACGATGGGTTGTGCGCTGGTGCGACACCATCCACAGGCGGACACTGCCTTGTTCCTCGCTTTCCACCATCTGGTGATTGATGCCGTCTCCTGGCGCATTCTGGTCGACGATCTTGAGCGGCAGTACCTCGGTGAACCGCTGCTGCCTAAAACGTCGAGCTATCGCCAGTGGGGGACGGCACTGCAAAACTACGCCACACAACATGCAGAACAGCTGACGTACTGGCAGGCGCAGGAAGACGGCGTGGATCAGACGGCGCTGCTGGCGGCGAAAGATCCACAGGGCCAGGCCAGCGCCGCAATTTTGACACTGGATACGGAAACCACCGGCCAACTGGTGAGCGAGGCCAATCGTGCCTTTAACACCGACGTCAGCGATTTACTGCTGGCCGCGCTGATGCGCACGCTAAACGATCTCGGCTGGGGCGATAAAGCCCGCATCATGCTGGAAGGACACGGTCGCGAAACGATTGATCCGACGCTGGATGTCAGCCGCACCGTCGGGTGGTTTACCAGCACCTATCCAGTGTGTCTGCAAGATAAGCCTGACTGGACTTCCCTGATTCAATCCAGCAAGGAACGGCTGCGTCAGGTGCCGGACAAAGGCGTTGGGTTTAACCCGCTGCGCTACCATCACCCGCAGGGCGGTTTGCTGACGCTATCGCCGATTGTATTCAACTATCTTGGCCTATCGGTTCAGGCGGCTGGCGTGTGGCGTCCGGTTGATGTCGCGCCGGGGGGCTGTGTATCGCCGGAGAATAAACCGGCGGAGATTATCAGCCTTCACGGCGGTATTACGGGCGGACAGCTGACGCTGCGCCAGGTCGGTTGCCTCAACCAGCGCGACAGCGAACGCCTGATGGCGCGGCTGACGGAAAATCTGCGGGCGCTGACGGAAGCCTGTCTGGCACAACTACGTCACGGAGTCGTCTTTACCCCCAGCGATTTCCCGGCCGTTAACCTGAGCCAGACGCAGATCGACAGCCTGTCGCAGCGTTATGACATCGACACGCTGTTGCCGCTGTCATCGCTCCAGCAGTCGATGCTGTATCACCGTCTGCGTTGTCCGCAGGATGATGCGTATCATCTGCAAACGCCGATTCGCTATGCGCAGGCGCTGGATGTGGCAGGCTATCGTCAGGCGTGGCAGCGCCAGATTCAGCGTTTCCCTGCTTTGTGTGCTGCGTTGGAGAGCGAGTGTGCTTGCGTACAGGTGATTGTGAAGCAGGCAGACCTGCCTTTCTACTATCAGGATTTGATGCGGGATGCCGATCCACTGGCGGTCATCGAACGCTATCGTCAGCAGGATTTACGCACCGGATTTGATTTGTCACAGCCGCCGCTGTTGCGCATTGCCTGTTTCCGTTTGGGCGAGCAGGACTATCGGGTGCTCTTAAGCTGCCACCACAGCGTGATCGATGGCTGGAGCGGGCCACAGCTATTGGGGGCGGTGCACCGTGACTATCAGATGCTGATGAACAGTCAGATATTGATGCACGGCGAAGCACCCGCGATTCAGGTGGATCGTGCTTATGTGGATTATGCGCTGCACGCCGTGGCGCAGCAGCCCGTTGTCGAGGCTTTCTGGCAGCAGAGGGAACTTCTGCTGGCACAGACCAACGATGTAGCGATGCTGTTTGCGGCGGCGGGGAAGCGCGCCGATCTCAGCCAGCATCTGGCACAGGTTGAACCGCAGGTTACCAGCGTGAGCCTGAACGAACAGGATCAGGCTGCACTCATCGCCTTTGCCCGCGAGGTGGGCGTTACGCACAGCATTATCGCGCAATACGCCTGGCACCGGTTGTTGGCGCGATCGACCGGCGATGCGGTCAGTATTGTCGGGAATGTGCTGTCGGGCAGGGAAAGTCCGGTGGAGGACGTAGCGAGCAGCGTAGGTCTGTACATCAACAGCCTGCCGCTGGCGCTGAGCTGGCAGCAGTCCGTGTCGCTGCAACAGCATCTGGTGCAGTTGCAGAATGAATTGATGGCGATGAATCAGCATGCCACGCAGTCGCTGATTGCGCTGACAGCCGGACGTTCGCGTCTGTTCAACAGCCTGTTTATTTATGAAAACTATCCAGATGCGAAAGCAGAACCGGGCCAACGCGCTGACGAACCGCATCGGCTATCTCCCGAGTTCTCCGCTGCCTATGAAAAAGTCGAGATGCCGCTGAATTTGGTGGTGCGTGAGCAGGCGGGCTGTATGCTGCTGCGCTTCGAGTTTGATGCCGATGTACTGGACAGTGCGCAGGCGCGTCGGGTGCTGATGCGCTGGCATGACGATGTGGTCGCGTTGGTGAACAGTTCGCCACAGCAGCCTGCCGAGATTATCGGGCATGATAAAGCGACAGGTTTGGCGGCTGCACAGAAAATCGCGCCGCATAGCGGTGTTAGCCAGCCGACTACGCCGTCTGCTCAACTGCTGCTGCGCGTGTGGGCGCAGACGCTACATCTCGCTGAATCTGGCCTCTGGTCGCAGACGCTGTGTGAAAGCGGTGTCGATTCGCTCCAGCGTATTGCGTTGGCACAGGCGCTGAGCCGTGCATTAGCGCTGCCGATAAATGTTGCGCTCTTGCAGCGCTACCCGTCACCACAGGCGCTGAGCGAGTATTTGGCTCTTTCGAGGGCGATTGCCAATGAGGAAACGCTGTCATGACAGGGAGTAACGATGCCATCGGGAATCTGTTGGTAGATATTCAGCAACCGACAGCCTTCGGGCAGCGGGCGGGTGCCGCGCACGGTGAACAGCACCACAGCAGTGAGCTGTCCCGTCAGTATCCTACATCGCTGGTGTGTGCGGCGTGGAGCTGGCTGCTGTACAAATACAGTGGTGAAGAACAGGTATGTGCTGCGTTCGTTACGTCCGATCTTCCTGATAACGTGAGGCCATTGATCGCTCATTTTCACCAGCGCGATCGTCTTGTCAGCGAGTGGATCGCAGAGGTGGGATCGTCGTGCGATTCACAGTCTGCATCCGCAGTTCTGACTGATGAAACCCGGCATGCACTGTTTAGCAGTCTGCTAATTGCGGGAGATGCGGCATCGTTGCCTGAGGCCGTGCAAAAAGTGGCGCTGATCGTACAGGTGCAGAACGATCGATTGATTCTGACGGCACCTGATGGGCAGTTCGATAATCAGCAGCTACAGCGTATGTCTCGTCATCTCACGCAGCTACTCGATGGCCTGTTGGCACAGCGCTGGGAGTGTCTGACGCAGATTCGCCTCAGCCCGCAGGTGGCACCGCTACCGCACAGAGCGACGACGCTCGCATTGCACGATGAACTGCTGGCGCGTCTTACTGAGGAAACGCGTCAGGATCGTGTGGCGATCGCCTTTCAGGAACGCGAAATTCGCTATTGGGAACTGCTGCAACGCGTGGCGTTGATTCAACAGGTGCTGGCTGAGCAGAGTATCACTGCTGGTCAGCGCGTGGGGCTGCATCTCAGTCGGCAGCCTGACACGGTAGCGGCGCTGCTGGCCTGCTTGTTTTCTCAGGTAGCGTTTGTGCCGCTGGAGCCGGATTTTCCGGGAGATCGGCTACAGGCGATTCAGCGGGAAGCAGCACTGGCAGCGGTCTTGCAGGACGGCTATACCGGTGGGTCGCTGGCGTTTGACTGCCCGGTACTGAATCTGTGTGATTTACCGTATGCCGCCAGCGATTCTACGGCGAGCGTACAGTTGGCACGGGTCGGAGGACCGGAAACGGCGGCCTACATGATGTTTACCTCTGGTTCGACGGGGAAACCGAAAGGTGTGGTGATCGGTCAGCGGGCGCTGCAAACCTTTATTCATGCCAGCGTAGATCGGCTGGCTTTAACGGATAACGCCAACTGGCTGCTGATTACCACGCTGGCGTTTGATATCTCCATGCTGGAAGTGTTTGCCCCGCTGTGGATCGGTGGCGTGCTGCACCTGACCACGCATGAGGAATACAAAGATCCGCAAGCAGTGGCGGCGTATTTACAGGTTCGACCGGAAATCAACGTATTGCAGGCCACGCCCGCGTTTTGGCGCATGATGTTCAAAGCGGGTTGGCAGGGTAAACCCGATCTGGTGGCGTTGTGCGGCGGCGAAGCGCTGGATCTGCGGCTGGCACAGCGTTTGGTCAGCCGTTGCAGGACGTTATGGAATTGCTATGGGCCAACTGAAGCGACGATTTGGTCGCAGATGGCGCAAATAGATAGCGCAGCGTTGGAGAACCAGCACACGGTCGCGCTGGGCAACACGCTGGTGGGCTATCAGCATCTGGTGATCGACGACGATCGTCATCCGCTGGCAGAAGGGATGGTTGGCGAACTGTGCATCCTCGGTGACGCACTGAGCAGCGGATACTGGCAGCGTGACGATCTGACGCAAGACCGCTTTATTCAACAGGCGGAGTCGGGACAGCGGATGTACCGCACGGGCGATAAAGTCCGACTGCTGGCGGACGATCGTTACCAATATCTCGGACGTTTCGACGATCAGGTAAAATTACGCGGATTTCGCATCGAGCTAGGGGAGATAGAGGCACAATTAAAACGCATCGAACAGGTACAGGATGCGGCCGTCAAACTTCAGGGGGAAGGGGATGAGGCGATACTGGTCGGCTACGTTGAATATAAACCCGGCTCAGAGATGACCAAACTGGCGCTGCGCAAACAGCTGCATCAGTTCTTGCCGGCTTACATGGTGCCAGGGCGCATTGTGGTGCTCGACAAGCTGCCCAAAACGGGTAGTGGCAAGGTCGATCGTAAACGCCTGACCGAAGTCTGAAAGACACAGAGGGCAGCGTTGCTGCCCTCTGTGTCTGCGTAAAAAGCGGCGGTGGCAATACACGATTGCCACACGGCTATCAGAACGATTGTAATGTACTGATTTTACCCTGCTGCCAGTTGGTGTCAGATTGGCGCAGTGACTTGCTGATATCTACCAGACTATCGGATGGCAATGATTTCGGCAGTAAATCCAATCCGATCGTTGAGAATATCTGGCCATAGGTATTGCGTAGTTCTGCATAGGCCAAGTCCTGACGCAGGCTGGCGTTAAGGGCATTTAGCTCACCTTGAATCAACTGCAATTCGCCGATGCTGTTGGCTTTGTAGCGGTTTCGCAATTGTTCGACGATTTGGGTGTCTAGATCGCGCAATTCTGCACTGGTTTTATACTGTCTCTGTGCCTCATTAAAGTTGGCTCTGGCGATGTATAACTGCGCCATGATCGCCAGCGACATCGCCTGACGCTGAATTTCCGACACCGATTCGTTAGCCTGCGCCGCTTTACGTGCGGCCGGGCCGGACAACAGGTTAAACAGATTCCAGGTGGCTTTTACTCCGACGTCCGCCCAGCTGTTATTGACCAGGAAGGAGTTACTGTCATAGTGGCCGCCTGCGCTAATTTCCACGCCGGGCAGCATACGCAGCAGCGCTTTGCGGGTTTCGGCGGCATGAATTCGCACCTGATAATCCTGCTCACGCAGCTCCGGGCGGCTGACCAGTGCAGTCTCTTCCAGCACCTTCACATCGACATTCAACTGCGGTACGACTTCATCACCGCTCTGTGGCAACGCGAGCTTGTAGGCCGTATCCAGCGGCAGATTCATCAACGTAGCCAGCTCCGTTTTAGCCAGAGACAGCGCGCGGCGCTGTTCTTCCAGTTGGCGCGTGGCGTCAATCAGCGCGCGCCGATAGCTTAGTGCTTCAATCGGATCGCCAATCTGCTGTGATGACATATGCTCGCTCGCGTCGCGTGCGGCGTTAACGCGGGCGATAAGGCTGTCAATCTGTCCCAAGAGACGCTCGGCAGCAACGGCGCGCCAGTAGGCGGAGCGCACGTCTTGCAGGATGGTGTGCACGACTTTGCGTTTACGCTCTTCGGCTATCCAGCGCTGATCCGATTTTTGCTGAGCGGTAACGTAGCTGACGCCAAAGTCGAGCACATTCCACACCATAGTCAGATCGGCTACATCGCGGTCGCGATCCTGTGAAGTGGACGGTTCCAGAGAGGTACGTCCTGTTTCCACGCTGCGGCTGCTGGAGGCACTCATATTATTGCGTCCCACATAGCCCGCAGATGCCGCCAGTTTCGGCAACATATCGTAGCGTGCCAGATCCACCTGCTGCTGGCTCAGCGCATATTCCATCACCTTTAAGCGTGATTCGAGGTTGTATTTCAGCGCACGCGCCATCGCATCATACAGCGTGATCGGTGCTGTAACCGGCTCCTGCTGGCTGAACATGGCGACTCGGTCCTGCTGGCTGCGTTGCCCGCTTTCGACCTTGCTGATCGGCTGGGTGGTTACGGCACAGCCGCTGGCGGCTAGCACGATGGCGCTAAGGCTAAATAGTTTCCGACCCTTTAACACGATTCCGCTCCTCGTCATTGTCATTATTACCAATTTTGTTCTTGTGATGGTTCTGGTTGTTATTGCGATCGCCTGGCGTATCGCTGCTTGCTGCACAGTGGTGCAGGGTTATCCTTGCTGCTGACCACTTTCCTGCAATGCTTGCTCAATAGCTGCCAGACGTTGCAGTTCCGAGTCACCTATCTGTTGTAGTTGCCGATCTAGCGAAGGCGTAAATGCCACGGAACGCCCAGTGCCGTCATCGGTGCTATTCATTGTGTTACTTACTCTATCGAGCGGAATGTCCTTCCAACTGCCGCCGGAGAAGACCTCCATTGGCGTCAGTGAAGGCAGATAGATCCCCGAGAATGCGCTAGCCAGCGATGAGGTGCCGCCTAACGCGGGATCTTTGCTGAAGCTGGGGAAGGAACCTAGTGTGCTGTCGAAATTAATGCCAATGCCGCTGGTTACGCCACGTCCGAAAGTGCTGGCTACCTGGCTAGCTGGGAGGGAGCCTCCCTCGGTGTTCTGGCGTCCGGTAGCGAAAATAGCAGACATCACTGACTTCGGTGCACCGTCGCTACCCACGGTGAAATTGCCGAGTGAAGGATTGGCAATCAAACCACCTAATGTCGGCGGTGCTGTTATGGCATCTTGCGCCGACAACTGGTGTGTATCGCTAGCTGATGGTGTCCGGCCAATACCGTCGTTAGCTTTGAACTGCGGATCGCCGCTCACAAGACTGTGCGTCACCGTCAGGCCAAAGCTGGTGCTGATGGAGGTATTGCTGCCGTCGGTGGCTGTTACCCGGATTACCAAGGTACCAACATCCGTATTGCCCGGCGTGCCGGAGAAGGTGCCGATAGTCGGATCGAAACGCAGCCAGCTTGGCAGCGGTGACCCGTTGGCGAGAGTGGCGCTGAGCGTCAGCGTGTCACCATCCGGATCGCTAAAGGTGCCGTCAGGCACGGTGAAGTTGAAGCCACCATCCTGTGCCACGCTTTGCGGCGGGATTGGCGTGGCGACCACGGGTGCATCGTTGACGTTGGTGACCGTCAGGCCAAAGCTGGTGCTGATGGACGTATTGCTGCCGTCGGTGGCCGTTACCCGGATTACCAACGTACCGACATCCGCATTGCCCGGCGTGCCGGAGAAGGTGCCGATAGTCGGATCGAAGCGTAGCCAGCTCGGCAGCGGTGACCCGTTGGCGAGAGTGGCGCTGAGCGTCAGCGT is a window of Pectobacterium punjabense DNA encoding:
- a CDS encoding amino acid adenylation domain-containing protein; its protein translation is MTGSNDAIGNLLVDIQQPTAFGQRAGAAHGEQHHSSELSRQYPTSLVCAAWSWLLYKYSGEEQVCAAFVTSDLPDNVRPLIAHFHQRDRLVSEWIAEVGSSCDSQSASAVLTDETRHALFSSLLIAGDAASLPEAVQKVALIVQVQNDRLILTAPDGQFDNQQLQRMSRHLTQLLDGLLAQRWECLTQIRLSPQVAPLPHRATTLALHDELLARLTEETRQDRVAIAFQEREIRYWELLQRVALIQQVLAEQSITAGQRVGLHLSRQPDTVAALLACLFSQVAFVPLEPDFPGDRLQAIQREAALAAVLQDGYTGGSLAFDCPVLNLCDLPYAASDSTASVQLARVGGPETAAYMMFTSGSTGKPKGVVIGQRALQTFIHASVDRLALTDNANWLLITTLAFDISMLEVFAPLWIGGVLHLTTHEEYKDPQAVAAYLQVRPEINVLQATPAFWRMMFKAGWQGKPDLVALCGGEALDLRLAQRLVSRCRTLWNCYGPTEATIWSQMAQIDSAALENQHTVALGNTLVGYQHLVIDDDRHPLAEGMVGELCILGDALSSGYWQRDDLTQDRFIQQAESGQRMYRTGDKVRLLADDRYQYLGRFDDQVKLRGFRIELGEIEAQLKRIEQVQDAAVKLQGEGDEAILVGYVEYKPGSEMTKLALRKQLHQFLPAYMVPGRIVVLDKLPKTGSGKVDRKRLTEV
- a CDS encoding TolC family protein, with translation MLKGRKLFSLSAIVLAASGCAVTTQPISKVESGQRSQQDRVAMFSQQEPVTAPITLYDAMARALKYNLESRLKVMEYALSQQQVDLARYDMLPKLAASAGYVGRNNMSASSSRSVETGRTSLEPSTSQDRDRDVADLTMVWNVLDFGVSYVTAQQKSDQRWIAEERKRKVVHTILQDVRSAYWRAVAAERLLGQIDSLIARVNAARDASEHMSSQQIGDPIEALSYRRALIDATRQLEEQRRALSLAKTELATLMNLPLDTAYKLALPQSGDEVVPQLNVDVKVLEETALVSRPELREQDYQVRIHAAETRKALLRMLPGVEISAGGHYDSNSFLVNNSWADVGVKATWNLFNLLSGPAARKAAQANESVSEIQRQAMSLAIMAQLYIARANFNEAQRQYKTSAELRDLDTQIVEQLRNRYKANSIGELQLIQGELNALNASLRQDLAYAELRNTYGQIFSTIGLDLLPKSLPSDSLVDISKSLRQSDTNWQQGKISTLQSF
- a CDS encoding putative Ig domain-containing protein, with protein sequence MGTFSGTPGNADVGTLVIRVTATDGSNTSISTSFGLTVTNVNDAPVVATPIPPQSVAQDGGFNFTVPDGTFSDPDGDTLTLSATLANGSPLPSWLRFDPTIGTFSGTPGNADVGTLVIRVTATDGSNTSISTSFGLTVTNVNDAPVVATPIPPQSVAQDGGFNFTVPDGTFSDPDGDTLTLSATLANGSPLPSWLRFDPTIGTFSGTPGNTDVGTLVIRVTATDGSNTSISTSFGLTVTHSLVSGDPQFKANDGIGRTPSASDTHQLSAQDAITAPPTLGGLIANPSLGNFTVGSDGAPKSVMSAIFATGRQNTEGGSLPASQVASTFGRGVTSGIGINFDSTLGSFPSFSKDPALGGTSSLASAFSGIYLPSLTPMEVFSGGSWKDIPLDRVSNTMNSTDDGTGRSVAFTPSLDRQLQQIGDSELQRLAAIEQALQESGQQQG